A portion of the Plasmodium relictum strain SGS1 genome assembly, chromosome: 11 genome contains these proteins:
- the SET6 gene encoding histone-lysine N-methyltransferase, putative, with product MYKIEYKEDRGKCVVAVNQIRAGYCIVESHPEIFIPLCVKYMTPRIIDADNKKNNYKIINICFYCFEKFNKCIYCPNCKYVVYCSEICLERAWKSHREECDIFKSNIFDRYCPSITMRLVINCYLNHFNFYDYCGSITELTKEKYEKFKYPAYIVAVALMSKKKKIFHNFEDNESILKNIIEKFVKISKNTLQIIDNELEPAGLAFYKKPVPYFNHSCLNNCVTIFKNQKLFIRTLMDIYPGEELTISYIDIAFDRNTRLSICLDQYFFTCSCKLCKVNIPSECHNIFNTEFICTNSESCKKFLNYMEMVLISELEHKQCYINKNDFKTYPILKKTNENVWKCMLCKAEVHDNIIKSLMDKEKETVKETIYLETLFNEKYSYDNKSVLQSLNKIKSKIDYLTNFYHHARYSLQKMRAKILYISIQLQEFKLAYNIANQYLKSIEVSYGKISPIYGYYIFLTGKLALFLDLKSEGLNLIHKAKKNIIKTYGADSPLYRDLEKFLYTNKY from the coding sequence atgtATAAGATAGAATATAAAGAAGATAGAGGAAAATGCGTAGTTGCTGTTAATCAAATCCGAGCAGGCTATTGCATAGTTGAATCTCACCCTGAAATATTTATACCTCTTTGTGTTAAGTATATGACACCAAGAATAATAGATGcggataataaaaaaaataattataagataataaatatatgtttctattgttttgaaaaatttaataaatgtatttattGCCCTAATTGCAAGTATGTTGTATACTGTAGTGAAATATGTTTAGAACGAGCATGGAAATCACATAGAGAAGAATgtgatatttttaaatcaaatatttttgataGGTATTGCCCATCTATAACAATGAGATTAGTGATTAAttgttatttaaatcattttaatttttatgattaCTGTGGAAGTATTACTGAattaacaaaagaaaaatatgagAAATTTAAGTATCCTGCCTATATTGTAGCAGTAGCACTCAtgagcaaaaaaaaaaaaatatttcataattttgAAGATAATGAGAgtattcttaaaaatattatagaaaaatttgtaaaaatttCCAAAAATACTTTACAGATAATTGATAACGAATTAGAACCAGCTGGTTTagctttttataaaaaaccAGTACCTTATTTTAATCATTCATGCTTAAATAATTGTGTTACTATATTCAAAAATCAAAAACTTTTTATAAGAACGTTAATGGATATATATCCAGGTGAAGAATTAACTATAAGCTATATTGATATAGCTTTTGATAGAAATACAAGATTATCAATATGCTTagatcaatatttttttacatgtTCATGTAAATTATGTAAAGTAAATATTCCTTCTGAATgccataatatttttaatactgAGTTTATTTGTACAAACTCAGAAAGTTGCAAGAAATTTCTGAATTATATGGAAATGGTATTAATATCTGAACTAGAGCATAAACAGtgttatattaataaaaatgattttaaaaCGTAtcctattttaaaaaaaactaatgAAAATGTTTGGAAATGTATGCTATGTAAAGCAGAAGTTCatgataatataataaaaagtcTTAtggataaagaaaaagagacAGTTAAAGAAACAATATATTTGGAAACACTATTcaatgaaaaatattcttaTGATAATAAAAGTGTTTTACAATcactaaataaaattaaatcaaaAATTGATTATTTAACtaatttttatcatcatGCTAGATATTCTTTGCAAAAAATGAGAgccaaaattttatatatatctatacaACTCCAAGAATTTAAATTAGCATATAATATTGCAAATCAATATTTAAAATCAATTGAAGTTTCATATGGAAAAATTTCACCAATATATggctattatatttttttaacagGAAAATTGGCTTTATTTCTTGATTTGAAATCAGAAGGCTTAAACTTAATTCATAaggcaaaaaaaaatataataaaaacttatGGGGCTGATTCTCCTTTATACAGAGATTTAGAAAAATTTCTCtatacaaataaatattaa
- the PP5 gene encoding serine/threonine protein phosphatase 5, putative: MAYLTEKINGNIKIEEHTFNDHENSLKENIHESKEIIYTLKDNTNIIDNKQINKNKINEPLDKKHKNKENIINNENMGNEKSEEKMKGTNDKNSENENIKSPESLMSDCNSADNLKKDMKDNDIEEKIEDKNGEKEKKEGDISKKNISIELLKICDALKNVGNKYFKENNYIVSLKYYTEAINLLKKFYDNTNVEILKKISIDNLQNEVSVDEVDKDLFNEYYTKSTVSKKDNFISIKETDLHIYYTNRSFCHMKLESYGLSIQDIDEAIKINPFYAKAYYRKGCSYLLLSDLKSASECFQKVLKLTKDTNSEIKLKQCKKLLFEQHFQKAIELEQKMPYYQTLVLDTLKIENTNAPIYDRNNLNIDFLKKVVDYISVPNQKLNKKCVCAIVLDVINLLKELPTLVYLNLQSDETLTICGDVHGQFYDLLNIMNINGYPSENNSYLFNGDFVDRGSFSVEVIIFLYLAKLTFPNNVHLTRGNHETDNMNKLYGFLGELQEKYDDKLHTLFSDSFKFLPLAYVLNKTIFICHGGIPSKMDTTLEDIQKIDRNTEPLDEGVMTDLLWSDPNEEKGFKPSKRGIGFSFGTDITENFLKRNNLSLIIRSHEVRDEGYSIEQNGMLYTVFSAPNYCDIMKNKGAFLKFKGSSTKPECVTFTEVKHPDVPSLKYAHNLYQNI; this comes from the coding sequence atggCATATTTAACAGAGAAAATAAATggtaatattaaaatagagGAACATACTTTTAATGATCACGAAAATagtttaaaagaaaatattcatGAAAgtaaagaaattatatatacattaaaagataatacaaatataatAGATAATAAacagataaataaaaataaaattaacgagccattagataaaaaacataaaaataaagaaaatataataaataacgAAAATATGGGGAATGAAAAAAgtgaagaaaaaatgaaaggcACCAATGATAAAAAcagtgaaaatgaaaatattaaatcaCCTGAATCATTAATGAGCGATTGTAATTCTGctgataatttaaaaaaagacatGAAAGATAAtgatatagaagaaaaaatagaagataaAAATGGAGAAAAGGAGAAAAAAGAGGGagatatatcaaaaaaaaatattagtatTGAATTGCTAAAGATATGTGATGCTTTAAAAAATGTAGGAAATAAGTATTTTAAGGAAAATAACTATATcgtttctttaaaatattacaCAGAAgctattaatttattaaaaaaattttatgacaATACCAAtgtagaaatattaaaaaaaataagtattgATAACTTACAGAATGAAGTAAGTGTAGATGAAGTAGATAAAgatttatttaatgaatattATACAAAAAGTACTGTTTCCAAAAAGGATAATTTTATTAGTATAAAAGAAACTGatcttcatatatattatacgAATAGATCATTTTGTCACATGAAACTAGAAAGTTACGGTTTGTCTATACAAGATATAGATGAagcaataaaaattaatccTTTTTATGCGAAAGCTTATTATAGAAAAGGATGCTCTTATTTATTACTATCTGATTTAAAAAGTGCATCAGAATGTTTTCAGAAAGtattaaaattaacaaaagacACAAATTCtgagataaaattaaaacaatGTAAAAAGCTTTTATTTGAACAGCATTTTCAGAAAGCTATAGAATTAGAACAAAAAATGCCTTACTACCAGACATTAGTACTAGATACccttaaaatagaaaatactAATGCTCCTATATATGAcagaaataatttaaatatagattttttgaaaaaagtaGTAGATTACATTAGTGTACCAAATCAAAAGTTAAACAAGAAATGTGTATGTGCAATAGTTTTAGATGTAATCAATCTGTTAAAAGAATTACCAACTCtagtatatttaaatttacagTCAGATGAGACTTTAACCATATGTGGAGATGTACATGGACAAttttatgatttattaaatataatgaatataaatgGATATCCATCAGaaaataattcttatttattcAATGGGGATTTTGTAGACAGGGGAAGCTTTTCTGTAGAGgtaattattttcttatatttgGCGAAATTGACATTTCCAAATAATGTTCATTTAACTAGAGGAAACCATGAAACGGACAATATGAATAAACTATATGGATTTTTAGGAGAATTACAAGAAAAATATGATGATAAATTACATACCTTATTTTCTGATTCATTCAAATTTTTACCATTAGCATATGTATTAAAcaaaacaatttttatatgtCATGGAGGAATACCAAGTAAAATGGATACAACTTTAGAagatattcaaaaaattgaTAGGAATACAGAACCCTTAGATGAAGGAGTAATGACAGATTTGCTATGGTCAGATccaaatgaagaaaaaggaTTCAAACCCTCTAAAAGAGGCATAGGATTTTCTTTTGGTACTGATATTACtgaaaattttctaaaaagaaataatttaagtCTTATTATTCGATCTCATGAAGTAAGAGACGAAGGATATTCAATTGAACAAAATGGTATGTTATACACTGTTTTTAGTGCACCCAATTACTGTGATATTATGAAAAACAAAGGGgcctttttaaaatttaaaggaAGTTCTACCAAACCTGAGTGTGTAACATTTACTGAAGTAAAGCATCCTGATGTTCCATCTCTTAAATATGCTCATAATTTAtatcaaaatatttaa
- the SF3B5 gene encoding splicing factor 3B subunit 5, putative: MSTFDRFNIHAQLEHLQSKYQGSGHSDTTRWEWLTNIHRDTLASHVGHYSRLAYFAIVENEPIAKIRYRCLQNISIPVVPKQKKELKE; this comes from the exons atgtcTACTTTTGATAGATTTAATATTCATGCTCAGTTAGAACATCTGCAAAGTAAATATCAAGGATCAGGTCATTCTGATACTACTAGATG gGAATGGTTAACAAATATTCATAGAGATACCTTGGCATCCCATGTTGGTCATTATTCAAg atTAGCATATTTTGCTATAGTAGAAAATGAGCCAATTGCCAAAATAAGATATAGATGTCTTCAG aacaTTTCTATTCCTGTTGTTCCaaagcaaaaaaaagaattgaaAGAGTAG
- the NIF3 gene encoding NLI interacting factor-like phosphatase, putative, with protein sequence MDAKESCKEVEIESVASTFEANKNINFFGENNRNMLILNNSNREIRNSDKMNNDISKMNDTNDDKNDNDNINNVNNIDNYNNINSNYNIENINIRNEVNIINDNANDSNNNNIGNVNNIYSNVNSNTTNNNSYYEYNESYCGDLDTSNTREKLFNKHSNKNMNYDNYSKSNQNNFSINKNFKNLRNKFNLFNKNSIKQNNLKQNMNKENNENEDSEKEAITNNNYHDDFYKRDAPFSTYNNQGQNKINYRNFHENRKLKNNNINNNSCGDNMNNGDNNINNEGNSNMSINDNNHSINNNIGINRNDQINSNNNGNNNNIIINTVKKRRIVKYDNFYKNKQKKSYYKSFNDPIKRYNNNSLNLNEINSIKNDSSNYNNNDKQKYQNYSSKNSSINFNHQNNEGNMRNSFMKENYNTTKNSNRNNNNLNYIYNNMNKGNFNNIAFSLNKYFIPFKNNGGKDDKNVNNENIMNKNKLNNKNINLNNNDILNNNFNNVNENCNTNSYDDNCKDKNNNYDNINNYNYSNKCDDSISDNNDNYKNNVSGIEDLNNNNNNNNTRNNAPSNFNNLNLVTQNFNIEFLKNYKNNLEHGLNGDKINGNENYVKYEENNIKDYNNQNYIECLSEVSEISDEEEKNIDLNNKESNKITDEQVNKNNNNCKKWNMHNLHSGVTASSIDTCFNQSDNNKSELMNNLYNFCNYNRNINTDEETNHFYHTTNNNSYYKKNLKIENKKGVRNTFMNNIITNSFNPNLNYSNDFDLTNSPSSSNSSMNNHKHDMDRKKKKKKFNYMSVNDSVNNIENRNSINNKISNYLNEDQGEIHNQHINRNPNLFERGFQEKNENYLNQNNNELIMENDNSYDSSCSNSSINDNTTSLRKESKNEKRNKLTLNQIRTEDLFINSYMPYPPEKYNNIYELHEIKILSPHILKTKFQKEGKTYHSTLKDGKLILLLDLDNTLLQATSFAKFNMDLPLENFVDENGEAQLYKFYLPSYNFFYYLKFRPYVRQFLQILSLYYELSVYTNATREYADVVIAILDPDRTLFSDRIVARCSSADRDENKHFSRIYPNIDSKYVIAFDDRKDVWSDIPQSHILKAEHYNFFELSKYDILSHFKEASTCKKKFLDMDMHLYYMTKVFLKLHKKFFEKPLEVDVGKLIEEIMSDTLKNVGVYFTGFRKNSKNAQNVLSADCEERQKEMALELGAKIYTNYDLPGVTHIVAAKNCTDNLIKSKKSDYNHIYKVHTLWLYHCRGTLENVDSSYFDADELCKIYNNKPPMHPKKDHWFFGNKHLRKQDDMTDCVKIENLKSRIFLGTGEYTHDAVIFSPFEQIHIKWIEKEVKLRQNYDTSYNTISNDIKNNDKNQINDDYADDNYSYDDNTEEDNEYSSTNSKL encoded by the coding sequence atggaTGCGAAAGAAAGCTGTAAAGAAGTAGAAATTGAATCAGTTGCATCTACTTTTGAAgcaaacaaaaatattaatttttttggcgaaaataatagaaatatgcttatattaaataatagcAATAGAGAAATTAGGAATAGCGATAAAATGAACAATGATATTAGTAAAATGAATGATACAAATGATGAcaaaaatgataatgataaCATTAACAATGTAAATAATATcgataattataataatataaatagtaattataatatagaaaatattaatattcgTAATGaagtaaatattattaatgacAATGCTAatgatagtaataataataatataggtAACGTAAACAACATTTATAGCAATGTTAATAGCAACACtactaataataattcttATTATGAGTATAACGAAAGTTATTGTGGTGATTTAGATACAAGTAACACAAGAGAAAAATTGTTTAATAAGCATTCTAATAAAAACATGAACTATGATAATTATAGTAAAAGtaatcaaaataattttagtattaataaaaattttaaaaatcttAGAAACAAATTCAatctatttaataaaaattccatcaaacaaaataatttaaagcaGAATATGaacaaagaaaataatgaaaatgaagatagTGAAAAGGAGGCTAttactaataataattatcatGATGATTTTTACAAGAGAGATGCTCCTTTTTCAACATATAATAATCAAggacaaaataaaattaattataggAATTTCCATGAAAACAgaaaactaaaaaataataatataaataataatagttgcggtgataatatgaataatggtgataataatataaataatgaaggAAACAGTAACATGAgtattaatgataataatcatagtataaataataacattggaattaatagaaatgatcaaattaattcaaataataatggtaataataataatattattattaatacggttaaaaaaagaagaatagttaaatatgataatttttataaaaataaacaaaagaAAAGTTACTATAAATCATTTAATGATCCcataaaaagatataataataattcacTAAATTTAAATGAGATAAATAGTATCAAAAATGATTCATcgaattataataataacgacaaacaaaaatatcaaaattatTCCAGTAAAAATTCtagtataaattttaatcatCAAAATAATGAAGGTAATATGAGAAATTCTTTTatgaaagaaaattataatacaaCTAAAAACtctaatagaaataataataatttgaattatatctacaataatatgaataaaggAAATTTCAATAATATAGCCTTTTCCTtaaacaaatattttatcccctttaaaaataatggtGGAAAAGATGacaaaaatgtaaataatgaaaatataatgaataaaaataagctcaataataagaatattaatttaaataacaatgatattctaaataataattttaataatgtgAATGAAAATTGTAATACTAATTCTTATGATGATAACTGTAAGgataaaaacaataattatgataatataaataattataattacaGTAATAAATGTGATGACTCTATCAgtgataataatgataattacaaaaataatgtaAGCGGAATTGaggatttaaataataacaataataataataacactAGAAACAATGCACCTAGTAATTTCAATAATTTGAATTTAGTAACACAAAATTTCAACatagaatttttaaaaaattataaaaataatttggaGCATGGATTAAATGGAGATAAGATAAACGGTAATGAAAATTATGTGaaatatgaagaaaataatataaaagattatAATAATCAAAATTATATTGAATGTTTAAGCGAGGTATCTGAAATAAGTGATGAAGAGGAGAAAAATAtagatttaaataataaagaatcaaataaaattactGATGAacaagttaataaaaataacaataattgCAAAAAATGGAATATGCACAACCTTCATTCAGGTGTTACTGCATCATCTATTGATACATGTTTCAATCAGAGcgataataataaatctgagttaatgaataatttatataacttttgtaattataatagaaatattaataCAGATGAAGAAACgaatcatttttatcatactactaataataattcatattataaaaaaaatttaaaaatagaaaataaaaaaggagtAAGAAATACTTTCatgaataatattattaccAATTCATTTAACCCTAATTTAAACTATTCTAATGATTTCGATTTAACTAATTCACCAAGTAGTAGTAACAGTAGTATGAACAATCATAAACATGATATggatagaaaaaaaaaaaaaaaaaaatttaactatATGAGCGTAAATGATAGTgtaaataatatagaaaatagaaattctataaataataaaatatcgaattatttaaatgaagatCAAGGTGAAATTCATAATCAGCATATAAACCGGAACCCTAATTTGTTTGAAAGGGGTtttcaagaaaaaaatgaaaattatctaaatcaaaataataatgaattgATTATGGAAAATGATAATAGTTATGATAGTAGCTGTAGTAATAGTTctataaatgataatactACTAGTTTAAGAAAAGAATcaaaaaatgagaaaagGAACAAGTTAACATTAAATCAAATAAGAACAGAAGATCTATTTATAAATTCCTATATGCCGTACCCACCAGAAAAATacaataatatttatgaGTTACATGAAATTAAGATTCTATCTCctcatattttaaaaacaaaattccAAAAAGAAGGAAAAACATATCATTCAACATTAAAAGATGGAAAgttaattttacttttagaTTTAGATAATACACTATTACAAGCAACTTCCTTTGCAAAATTCAATATGGATTTACCTCTTGAGAATTTTGTTGATGAAAATGGAGAAGCGcagttatataaattttatttaccatcatataattttttttattacttaaaaTTCAGACCATATGTTCGTCAGTTTTTAcaaattttatctttatattatGAGTTATCAGTTTATACAAATGCAACAAGAGAATATGCCGATGTAGTAATAGCAATACTAGATCCTGATAGAACATTATTTTCTGATAGAATTGTTGCTAGATGCAGTTCAGCAGATAGGGATGAGAATAAACATTTTTCAAGAATTTATCCAAATATAGATTCAAAATATGTAATAGCTTTTGATGATCGAAAAGATGTTTGGTCTGATATACCGCAATCTCATATATTAAAAGCAGAACATTATAACTTTTTTGAGTTAAGTAAATATGATATTTTGTCACATTTTAAAGAAGCATCTAcctgtaaaaaaaaatttttagataTGGACATGCACTTATATTATATGACAAAAGTTTTTctaaaattacataaaaagtTTTTCGAGAAACCATTAGAAGTAGATGTAGGAAAATTGATAGAAGAAATTATGTCAGATACGTTAAAGAACGTAGGGGTATATTTTACAggttttagaaaaaattcaaaaaatgcTCAAAATGTATTATCAGCGGATTGCGAAGAAAGACAAAAGGAAATGGCCTTAGAATTAGgagcaaaaatatatactaaTTATGATTTACCAGGTGTTACTCATATAGTTGCTGCTAAAAATTGTACAGATAATTTgataaaatcaaaaaaatccGATTATAATCATATATACAAAGTTCATACACTATGGCTTTATCACTGTAGAGGTACTCTTGAAAATGTAGATAGCTCATATTTCGATGCTGATGAACTTTGTAagatttataataataagcCACCAATGCACCCAAAAAAAGATCATTGGTTTTTTGGTAATAAACATTTAAGGAAACAAGATGATATGACTGATTGTGTTAAAATTGAAAATCTAAAATCAAGGATTTTCTTAGGAACTGGTGAATATACGCATGATGCTGTTATTTTTTCTCCATTTGAACAGATTCATATTAAGTGGATTGAAAAGGAGGTGAAATTAAGACAAAATTACGATACTTCATATAATACCATATCAAATGATATCAAGAATAACGACAAAAACCAAATTAATGATGATTACGCTGATGATAACTATTCATATGATGATAATACAGAAGAAGACAATGAATATTCATCAACAAATAGTAAATTGTAA